One window of the Candidatus Limnocylindria bacterium genome contains the following:
- a CDS encoding YggT family protein — MCASCFLLVFLEAFINVVAQALVVAIFVRVIMSWVPMRLPLGLSELVWNVTEPVLAPIRRYMPIAGGMDFSPFIALLLIQIITSIILRVLPPAIPNPPF, encoded by the coding sequence ATGTGCGCCTCCTGCTTCCTCCTCGTCTTCCTCGAGGCCTTCATCAATGTCGTCGCGCAGGCGCTCGTTGTGGCGATCTTCGTTCGGGTGATCATGTCGTGGGTCCCCATGCGGCTACCGCTCGGTCTGAGCGAGCTCGTTTGGAACGTCACCGAGCCGGTGCTCGCGCCGATCCGCCGCTACATGCCGATCGCGGGAGGTATGGATTTCTCCCCGTTCATCGCGCTGCTGCTCATTCAGATCATCACGAGCATCATCCTGCGCGTACTGCCGCCGGCGATCCCGAACCCTCCCTTCTGA